GGGCCTTCGCCGAACACAGTCTGCGTCGCAGGCTTCCAAAGTGGGCAGCGCTGGCAAGCCGCAGCCTCGGTCTTGAGCGCTTCCAGCGTGCCGGCCTCGTGGCCCGGCGCGCTGTCCGGCTGCCAGCCCGCCGTGTTGCGTGGTGCGAGCGGTTCGGCTTCGATCATCCGCGCGGTACGCTGCCGAGCGCTCGCGAGGAGATCGGGAATGAGCGGCGCCTCGGGAAGATTGTGCCAATACTTCTTCGGCATCTCGGCGCGTTGCATCGTGGGATTGGCGCGCGCCGGATTGAAGGTCGAACGGTAGTAAGCGCGCCACCAGTCCTCGACGTTGTCCTCGCGCGGCGCCTGATCGCGCGACACCGGCGGGCCGAACGACAGCGAGGAACCATCCCAATGCATTGCGCCGTCCGGTGTCAGGATCGACCAGCGGATCGCGGCGAAACGATCGACGAAGAACGACGACACATGGCGCAGGATGTGATGCTCCGGCTCGAACCAGGCGACGTGGCGCTCGCCGGCGTCGTCCTCGACACGCCGGAATCGCACGAACGCCGTCATCTTGTGGGTGTCGCGTCCGACCGACTTCTGCATCAACCGCAGCCGGTGTACCAGCGGATCGGATGCGACCAGCAGGAGCGAGCGCTCGCCATGCGTCAGCCGCCACAAGAGCTTGTAGAGCAGAGCGAAGCGCTCCTGATCGCGATGGCAGATGACATCCTGCGCCAGCGGCGGAAAGCCGGCCGGCACCGAGATCGCCGCATCGGCCCGCGGCGGTGGAGCGGCGTTGCCGAACAGATCGATATCTCCGTCGACCTGCCATGAAATATCTTCGGGCGCGATTTCACCCGTGATGAAACCGCGAACAACGTCGCGAAACTCCTCGAACGAATCCTGCTGCTTTAACGCTATTCGATACATGCATCAGCCAAACAATGAGAGCTGCTTCGGCGGCGGTGCGAGCTTGGCGCGCAGATGCAGGTCGTCGAGAATGCGTGTCGGCCGGTGGTCGGCGGTGACGATGAACGCTCGCGCTCGTTTCACCGATCCGGCGAGCCGTGTGAGATCGTCAAGCCGGACTACTCGGTGCTGCCGCGCAACGATCAGCTTATCGATGGCCTTGGTGCCAAGGCCGGGAATGCGCAGCAATTCCTCGCGGCTCGCGGTATTCACGTCGACCGGAAAGCGCTCGCGGTGCCGCAACGCCCAGGCGAGCTTGGGATCGATGTCGAGGTCGAGCATGCCGTCCGGCAAGCCACTCGTGAGCTCGTCGGTCGAAAAGCCGTAGAACCGGAACAGCCAGTCGGCTTGATAGAGTCTGTGCTCGCGCACGAGCGGTGCGGCTTTCACGGGAAGCGCGTGGCTTGCGTCTGGTATCGGGCTGAACGCGGAGTAATAGATCCGCTTCAGGCTGTAGTTCGCATAGAGATTGGCGCTGGTGCTGAGGATTGTGGTGTCTGGCGCACCGTCGGCGCCGACGATCATCTGCGTGCTCTGGCCGGCCGGCGCGAAGCGCGGCGCGCGATGATCGGCCAGTGTCTCGTCGATGCGCAGCCGCAACGAGCCCATCGTCTTGCGGATTGTCGCCGAGCGCTTCTCCGGCGCGAGTTTCGTCAGGCCGTTCTCGGTCGGCAACTCGACATTGATCGACACCCGGTCGGCATGGCGACCGGCTTCGGCGATCAGCTCCGGAGCCGCTTCGGGGATTGTCTTGAGATGGATGTAGCCGCGGAAACCGTGGGTTTCACGAAGCTCGCGGGCCACGCGTGTGATCTGCTCCATGGTGTAGTCCGGCGAGCGGATGATGCCGGAGGACAGGAACAGGCCTTCGATGTAGTTGCGGCGGTAGAAATTCAGCGTTAGCGACACCACCTCGTCCACGGTGAAGCGGGCGCGTTGCACGTTGCTGGAGCGGCGGTTGATGCAGTAGCTGCAGTCGAACACGCAGGCGTTGGTGAGCAGGATCTTCAGAAGCGAAACGCAACGGCCGTCTGGCGTGTAGGAATGACAGATGCCGCTGCCCGTGGTCGACCCGAGACCGCCGTCCCGCGAGTTTCGCTTCTCGGCGCCGGATGACGAACACGATGCATCGTATTTCGCCGCATCGGCGAGGATTTCGAGCTTCTGCAGGGTGTCGGGCATCCGGTCCCCACTAACCCGAGTTTATGTTCTCTTTTTGTTCTTGTCGAGAGAAACAGTCAAGCCCGCTAGAACCACGCCCGGAGGTTCCCCCATGCGCAGCGCCACATCCACGGTCGACAACGCCGAAGTCGCGCGGTTTTCCGCGATGGCCAGCGAATGGTGGGATCCGCGCGGCAAGATGGCGCCGCTGCACAAGTTCAATCCGGTCCGCATCGGCTATATCAGGGACCGCGCCGCCGACCACTTCGGGCGCGACGCCAAGCGGCTCGATTCGCTGAAATGGCTTCGCATCCTCGACATCGGCTGCGGCGGCGGCATCCTCAGCGAGCCGCTCGCCCGGCTCGGCGCCGAGATGGTGGGCGTCGATCCGGCGGAGGCTAACATTACCGCCGCACGTGCCCACGCCGAGCAGAGCGAGCTTGCGATCGACTATCGCTGCAGCACCGCCGAGGAATTGGTCGAGCAGCGCGAGCAGTTCGATCTGGTGCTGGCCATGGAGGTGGTCGAGCACGTCGCCGACGTCCCGCTGTTCGTGGGGTGCTGTGCCTCGCTGGTGAAGCCGGGCGGGCTGATGATCGCGGCGACGCTGAACCGCACGCTCAAGAGCTTTGCGCTCGCCATCGTGGGCGCCGAATACGTGCTGCGCTGGCTGCCGGTCGGCACGCACCGATGGGACAAGTTCGTCACTCCGAACGAGCTAGAGCTTGCCATGGAACAGAGCGGGCTCTCGTTCGCTCATGAGCAGGGCGTGATCTATAATTTGATCGCCGACCGCTGGCAGCTCTCATCCGATCTCGACGTCAATTACATGATGACGGCGGAAAAGGGCGGCCCGCTCGCTTGACGCCCGCGCCATCCATGGCGTTAACAAGCACGCCATGATCGCCGCGAACCTTCTCTGGATACCCTTTACGCTCCTGGCCGCCGCCGGCCAGACCGCGCGCAACGCGATGCAGCGCGAGCTCACCGCGACGCTCGGCACAGTCGGCGCGACCCATGTGCGATTCTTGTTCGGCTTTCCGTTCGCGATCGTTTTCCTGATCGGCGTCGTGCTGGCGACAGGCCAGTCGTTGCCCACGCCGCCTGCGATCTTCTGGCCTTGGGCGGTGCTCGGCGCCGGTGCGCAGATCGTCGCCACCGCGCTGATGCTTGCGACCATGAACGACCGCTCTTTCGTCGTCACCATCGCCTACATCAAGACCGAAGCCATCCAGGCCGCGCTGTTCGGCCTGATCTTCCTGGGCGATCCGCTGACCATCGGCATGGCGGTCGCGATCCTGATCGCAACAGCGGGCGTCGTCGTGATGTCGCTCAAGGGCAAGGGCGCTCTCGAAGGCGGCTATCGGCCGGTGCTGCTCGGGCTATTGTCAGGCGGTACGTTCGCGATCTCGGCGGTGGGCTATCGCGGCGCGATCCTGTCCCTCGGGCTGCCGAGCTTCGTGCTGTCCGCGACTTTCACGCTGACGATTGGCATCCTTCTGCAGGCCGGATTGCTGACGATCTATCTGGCGCTGCGTGATCGCGCGGTGATCAGCGCGATCGTCAAAGCCTGGCGGCCGTCGCTGTTCGCGGGCTTCATGGGCGCGACCGCATCCGAGTTCTGGTTTCTGGCTTTCGCGCTGACCAGCGTCGCCAATGTGCGCACCCTTGCGCTGGTCGAGGTTTTGTTCGCCCAGGCGATCTCACTGTTCGCGTTCAAGCAGAAGATCGTGCCGCGCGATGCACTTGGCGTCGTGCTGATCGTCGTGGGTTGCGCCTTGTTGATCTGGGCGCAATAGCCGCCGCAGCGTCGTCAGTTGTGTTCGTCAGGCAGCATTGGCAGCGGGTGAAACTCGATGCCCTCGTCGGCCAGTTCCTTGGCCTCCTGCGGCGAAGCCTCGCCGTAGATCGAGCGGTGCTCGATGTCGCCGTAGTGCATCTTGCGCGCTTCTTCGGGAAACTTGCCGCCGACATTCTCGGCGTTCTTGGTCAAATGGTCGCGCAATTCCTTGAGCTTGGTCCGGAACTCGCGCTCCTGCGGCGACATCATCGCCACCGGCGCTTTGTTCTCGACGGGAGCCGGCGCCTCGGTGGCCGGCGCGGCCGCGGGCACCGCGATCTCGGTCGAGCCTTTGCGGGTGCCGCGGCCGAGCGAGGGCGCCATCAGCGCCTTCTCGACCTTCTCCGAGCCACAGGACGGGCAGGTCACAAGCCCGCGCTTTGACTGCTTGTCGTAGTCGGCGGAGTTCTTGAACCAGATTTCGAAATCGTGCTTGCGCTCGCAAACGAGCGAGTAACGGATCATGCCGGACCTCTGATGGCCCGAAGATGGGTCGGCTCGGCCAGGGGTTCAACCACCTCGAAGCGCCGGCCGTGCTGCAGCGACGGCACCCGGCTGCGGGCCGCGACCACCTCGGCGGGATCGACCTCGGCGAAGATCACGCCGGGCTCGGTACCGCCTTCGGCGACGATGCGGCCCCAGGGATCGACCACCAGAGAGTGCCCATAGGTCTCGCGGCCGTTCTCGTGCTTGCCGCCTTGCGCGGCCGCGAGCACGTAGCAGCCGTTCTCGATGGCCCGCGCGCGATTGAGCACATGCCAATGCGCCTCGCCGGTCTGCTGCGTGAAGGCCGACGGGATCGCCAGGAACGAGGCGCCGGCTTCGGCCAGGGCCCGGTAGAGCGCGGGAAAGCGCAGGTCGTAGCAGATCGTGAGCCCGAGCCGCCCCCAGGGCAGATCGTGCAGCGCCGCCAGCTCGCCCGGCCGATAGCTCCGCGATTCGCGATAGCTCTCGCCATTGGCGAGGTCGACGTCGAACATGTGGACCTTGTCGTAGCGCGCCGCGATCTCGCCGTGCGGGTCGATCAGGAAGGAACGGTTCGCCGCTTTGTCGGGTGTGGCCTTCACGGCGAGCGAGCCGATGTGAAGATAGATCGCGAACTGCCGCGCCAGCTCGCGAAACATCGCAAGGCTCGCGTCGTTCTCCTCCGGCGCGATGGTGGCGAGCAGCTTGTCGCGGCTCACCTCCATGATGTTGGTCATCTCCGGCGTTTGCACATAGCTGGCGCCGCCTTCCTTGGCCTCACCGATCAGCTTCACGACGGCATCGAGATTGACGGCGGGCGTGCGGCCCGATCGCGTCTGGATGAGACCGACGCGGAACGTCGAGCCCTTGCCGGATTCCCCGGTCACGATGCGGCTTGCCCGTTGAGCAGCGGATCGAGTCCGCCGGTGCCATCGAGCTCATAGAGATCGTCGCAGCCGCCGACATGCGTCGCGCCAATGAAGATCTGCGGCACCGTGGTCCGGCCGTTGGCGCGCTCGGTCATCTGCCGCCGCAGGTCGCGGTCGCGGCTGACGTCGATCTCGGTGAAGGCGACGTTCTTCTTCTTCAGAAGCGCCTTGGCATCGAGGCAATAGGGGCAGAACGGCGTGGTGTAGATTTCGACGGGCGACATGGCGGTTTCACGAATGGCTGCGCAAAGCGGCAACTAGTTTATATGGGCGCTTGCACCGCGTCGACAACCCGCGCGAACACCAGGAGGTCGACGTTGCTGGCGCCGGCCCGCAACAGCGCGCGGGCGCAGGCGTCGGAGGTGGCGCCCGAGGTCAAGACATCGTCGATCAGCACCACGCGCCGGCCGGCCACCTCGGCCTTGTGGTCCGGCGGTACGCGGAACGCGCCCTGCACATTTTGTGCGCGCTCGGACTGGGTGAGGCCGACCTGCTGTGCGGTGGCCTTGATGCGCTTGATCGCCGCATCGGCCACCGGGACGCCGGATTCCTGCGAAATCGTCTTGGACAGCAAAGCGGACTGGTTGAAGCGCCGTCCCCAAAGTCTTCGCCAATGCAGCGGCACGGGGATCAGGGCGTCCGCGTCTTTGAGAAGCTCATGGCCGGCGCGCGCCATCCAGCGTCCCATGACCGGCGCCAGGTCGAGCCGGTCGCCGTATTTCAGCGCGTGCACCAGGGCGCGGGCGATGTCGTCAAAGCGCACCGCGGCCCGTGCCCGGTTATAGGCCGGCGGATCGGAGATGGCCTGCATCGACAGCACGCCCGGGCCGGGATCATACGCAAAAGGGATGCCCAGCCGCTCGCAATAGGGCGGCGCGATCATCGTCAGCTTGGACCAGCATGAGGGGCAGAGCCCGCCGTCGCGCACCTGTTCACGGCAGGCCGGGCACAATGTCGGCAGAGCAATGTCGAGCGCACGGCCGAAAATCGCTCGAAACGGGGCCGCCACACGGGTTAACGCCCCGGCGTTCTCGGTCTTTGCGGATGGCTGTTGCACGGGATCGAAGGCTACCGCTGATATGAGGCCGCCTCAATGACGTTCGCGCTGGCGAACCCTAGGCGCGTTCACGCGCGTGTTCGATGCGCCGCGGTCTCGCCGCCGCTCGTCCGCCTCCCTACAATAAGTCCATGTCCGAACAGCCGACGTCGCACCCCGTGATCTTCGACCGCGCGCTGCTGTGCGCGCGCCGCGCGCGGGCTTGGCGGCTTGGTGCCGAAACCTTTCTGATCGACCGGGTGGCCGAAGACCTTGCCGGCCGGCTGTCGGCGGTGCTTCGGACTTTCGATGTCGCGGCCGATGTCGGCACGCCGACGGATGCCGTGCGATGGGCATTGGCTGGACGAGCTACGACCATTGTCACCACATCCGTTCATTCCCGCTTTCGCGGGGACGAACGGGGAGGGAGCACGGAATCGACACCAGCGTTGACCGTCGCGGCCGACGAGGAGGCATTGCCGTTCCGCGACGGCTCGCTCGATCTCGTGGTCTCGGGACTGGCGCTGCAGTTCGTCAACGATCTGCCGGGCGCGCTGATCCAGATCCGCCGCGCGCTGAAGCCGGACGGGTTGTTTCTCGCAGCCCTCATCGGCGGCGACAGCCTGACCGAGTTGCGCGCAGCCTTCGCGCAGGCCGAGAGCGAGGTCGAAGGCGGCGTCTCGCCCCGCATTGCGCCGTTTGCCGATCTGCGCGATCTCGGCGCGCTGCTGCAGCGCGCGGGCTTCGCGCTGCCGGTCACCGACATCGATCGCGTGACCGTGCGATACGCATCGCCCCTGGCCTTGATGCATGACCTGCGTCGCATGGGCGCGACCAATGTGCTGACCGAGCGCCGGAGGAAGCCGTTGCGGCGCGCCACGCTGCAGCGGTTGTTCGAAATCTATGCCGAACGATTCGCCGATGCGGATGGCCGTATCCGCGCCACCTTCGAGA
The Rhodoplanes sp. Z2-YC6860 genome window above contains:
- a CDS encoding DUF1178 family protein yields the protein MIRYSLVCERKHDFEIWFKNSADYDKQSKRGLVTCPSCGSEKVEKALMAPSLGRGTRKGSTEIAVPAAAPATEAPAPVENKAPVAMMSPQEREFRTKLKELRDHLTKNAENVGGKFPEEARKMHYGDIEHRSIYGEASPQEAKELADEGIEFHPLPMLPDEHN
- a CDS encoding putative DNA modification/repair radical SAM protein; the encoded protein is MPDTLQKLEILADAAKYDASCSSSGAEKRNSRDGGLGSTTGSGICHSYTPDGRCVSLLKILLTNACVFDCSYCINRRSSNVQRARFTVDEVVSLTLNFYRRNYIEGLFLSSGIIRSPDYTMEQITRVARELRETHGFRGYIHLKTIPEAAPELIAEAGRHADRVSINVELPTENGLTKLAPEKRSATIRKTMGSLRLRIDETLADHRAPRFAPAGQSTQMIVGADGAPDTTILSTSANLYANYSLKRIYYSAFSPIPDASHALPVKAAPLVREHRLYQADWLFRFYGFSTDELTSGLPDGMLDLDIDPKLAWALRHRERFPVDVNTASREELLRIPGLGTKAIDKLIVARQHRVVRLDDLTRLAGSVKRARAFIVTADHRPTRILDDLHLRAKLAPPPKQLSLFG
- a CDS encoding class I SAM-dependent methyltransferase, whose translation is MSEQPTSHPVIFDRALLCARRARAWRLGAETFLIDRVAEDLAGRLSAVLRTFDVAADVGTPTDAVRWALAGRATTIVTTSVHSRFRGDERGGSTESTPALTVAADEEALPFRDGSLDLVVSGLALQFVNDLPGALIQIRRALKPDGLFLAALIGGDSLTELRAAFAQAESEVEGGVSPRIAPFADLRDLGALLQRAGFALPVTDIDRVTVRYASPLALMHDLRRMGATNVLTERRRKPLRRATLQRLFEIYAERFADADGRIRATFEIVWLSGWAPHESQQQPLKPGSAKTRLADALRTAEIPAGEKAGG
- a CDS encoding UdgX family uracil-DNA binding protein (This protein belongs to the uracil DNA glycosylase superfamily, members of which act in excision repair of DNA. However, it belongs more specifically to UdgX branch, whose founding member was found to bind uracil in DNA (where it does not belong), without cleaving it, appears to promote DNA repair by a pathway involving RecA, rather than base excision.), whose translation is MYRIALKQQDSFEEFRDVVRGFITGEIAPEDISWQVDGDIDLFGNAAPPPRADAAISVPAGFPPLAQDVICHRDQERFALLYKLLWRLTHGERSLLLVASDPLVHRLRLMQKSVGRDTHKMTAFVRFRRVEDDAGERHVAWFEPEHHILRHVSSFFVDRFAAIRWSILTPDGAMHWDGSSLSFGPPVSRDQAPREDNVEDWWRAYYRSTFNPARANPTMQRAEMPKKYWHNLPEAPLIPDLLASARQRTARMIEAEPLAPRNTAGWQPDSAPGHEAGTLEALKTEAAACQRCPLWKPATQTVFGEGPADAAVVFVGEQPGDQEDLAGRPFVGPAGQMFDRALAEAGIDRARVYVTNAVKHFKYEPRGKHRIHKTPNNAEIDHCRWWVEREIELIKPELIVALGATAARSMTGRSLTISRERGRLTTLSGGRAGLITVHPSFLLRVPDADAQAREYRRFVEDLGLVATHLPAIRKAA
- the ubiG gene encoding bifunctional 2-polyprenyl-6-hydroxyphenol methylase/3-demethylubiquinol 3-O-methyltransferase UbiG, with product MRSATSTVDNAEVARFSAMASEWWDPRGKMAPLHKFNPVRIGYIRDRAADHFGRDAKRLDSLKWLRILDIGCGGGILSEPLARLGAEMVGVDPAEANITAARAHAEQSELAIDYRCSTAEELVEQREQFDLVLAMEVVEHVADVPLFVGCCASLVKPGGLMIAATLNRTLKSFALAIVGAEYVLRWLPVGTHRWDKFVTPNELELAMEQSGLSFAHEQGVIYNLIADRWQLSSDLDVNYMMTAEKGGPLA
- a CDS encoding ComF family protein; translation: MAAPFRAIFGRALDIALPTLCPACREQVRDGGLCPSCWSKLTMIAPPYCERLGIPFAYDPGPGVLSMQAISDPPAYNRARAAVRFDDIARALVHALKYGDRLDLAPVMGRWMARAGHELLKDADALIPVPLHWRRLWGRRFNQSALLSKTISQESGVPVADAAIKRIKATAQQVGLTQSERAQNVQGAFRVPPDHKAEVAGRRVVLIDDVLTSGATSDACARALLRAGASNVDLLVFARVVDAVQAPI
- the grxC gene encoding glutaredoxin 3, coding for MSPVEIYTTPFCPYCLDAKALLKKKNVAFTEIDVSRDRDLRRQMTERANGRTTVPQIFIGATHVGGCDDLYELDGTGGLDPLLNGQAAS
- a CDS encoding DMT family transporter; translation: MIAANLLWIPFTLLAAAGQTARNAMQRELTATLGTVGATHVRFLFGFPFAIVFLIGVVLATGQSLPTPPAIFWPWAVLGAGAQIVATALMLATMNDRSFVVTIAYIKTEAIQAALFGLIFLGDPLTIGMAVAILIATAGVVVMSLKGKGALEGGYRPVLLGLLSGGTFAISAVGYRGAILSLGLPSFVLSATFTLTIGILLQAGLLTIYLALRDRAVISAIVKAWRPSLFAGFMGATASEFWFLAFALTSVANVRTLALVEVLFAQAISLFAFKQKIVPRDALGVVLIVVGCALLIWAQ
- a CDS encoding carbon-nitrogen hydrolase family protein, which encodes MTGESGKGSTFRVGLIQTRSGRTPAVNLDAVVKLIGEAKEGGASYVQTPEMTNIMEVSRDKLLATIAPEENDASLAMFRELARQFAIYLHIGSLAVKATPDKAANRSFLIDPHGEIAARYDKVHMFDVDLANGESYRESRSYRPGELAALHDLPWGRLGLTICYDLRFPALYRALAEAGASFLAIPSAFTQQTGEAHWHVLNRARAIENGCYVLAAAQGGKHENGRETYGHSLVVDPWGRIVAEGGTEPGVIFAEVDPAEVVAARSRVPSLQHGRRFEVVEPLAEPTHLRAIRGPA